In Erpetoichthys calabaricus chromosome 2, fErpCal1.3, whole genome shotgun sequence, a genomic segment contains:
- the mindy1 gene encoding ubiquitin carboxyl-terminal hydrolase MINDY-1 isoform X2 yields MDSQDIKVGEVMKNPTMEERLEIVEEQSQESAERQGSVECDISESAVTSHLVDVNMLDRELTLETGVSEVADGQTPKESEECSLLSNDHPLPDELDSEHGFILDKCSEAAVNMSSIGSAVQASDLESQEGSDLAASSPCTSGVGLAEMESALPSSAQLERDSVADAMEEGAHAPLSEPVPAYYFVKWINWKGERTPIITQSENGPCPLLAIMNVLFLRWKAKLPPQTEVITTEELMAHLGECILSIKPGENAEGLELNFQQNMSDAMAVLSKLSTGLDVNVRFTGVSDFEYTPECIVFDLLNIPLYHGWLVDPQSQDTVNAVGKLSYNQLVEKIILYKHSADNNQVSEGLVAEQFLESTASQLSYHGLCELSTTAKEGELSVFFRNNHFSTMIKHKDHLYLLVTDQGFLQEENLVWESLHNVEGDGNFCNSEFRLNHPPDTVALQPQPVTAQGQGTVKQQEQQRQIDQDYMVAMSLQQQQQGPNALSDLELARQLQQEEYQQHHQQQSLPPQQMQRSPPPARQGPERKQKKEDSDCVIL; encoded by the exons ATGGACAGCCAGGATATAAAAGTTGGAGAGGTCATGAAAAACCCCACAATGGAAGAAAGGTTAGAGATTGTGGAAGAGCAAAGCCAAGAAAGTGCAGAGAGGCAGGGTAGTGTGGAGTGTGACATAAGTGAAAGTGCAGTCACTTCTCATTTAGTAGATGTAAATATGCTTGATAGAGAACTAACATTGGAAACTGGTGTTAGTGAGGTGGCTGATGGCCAAACACCCAAAGAATCGGAGGAATGTAGTCTACTGAGTAATGACCATCCGTTGCCAGATGAGTTGGATTCTGAGCATGGATTCATTCTTGACAAATGTTCAGAGGCTGCAGTAAACATGTCCAGCATAGGGAGTGCTGTGCAAGCATCAGACCTGGAAAGTCAGGAGGGCTCGGACCTAGCAGCGTCTTCTCCATGCACATCTGGTGTTGGTTTGGCTGAGA TGGAATCTGCACTGCCTTCCTCTGCTCAATTAGAAAGAGATTCAGTGGCTGATGCTATGGAGGAAGGAGCTCATGCACCCTTATCAGAACCAGTTCCTGCATATTACTTTGTGAAGTGGATCAATTGGAAAGGAGAAAGAACGCCAATCATAACTCAGAGTGAGAATGGACCCTGCCCTTTGCTTGCAATCATGAACGTCTTATTTCTGCGTTGGAAG gCTAAGTTGCCACCTCAGACAGAAGTGATCACCACAGAGGAGCTGATGGCACACCTTG GGGAATGCATTTTATCAATAAAGCCAGGAGAAAATGCGGAAGGGCTGGAGTTAAATTTTCAGCAA AATATGAGTGATGCCATGGCAGTCCTTTCAAAGCTCTCTACAGGGTTGGATGTAAACGTACGCTTCACAGGAGTGTCAGACTTTGAGTATACTCCAGAATGCATCGTCTTTGACTTGCTTAACATTCCTCTCTATCACGGCTGGCTGGTAGATCCACAG AGCCAAGACACTGTAAATGCAGTTGGGAAACTCAGCTACAACCAGCTGGTCGAAAAGATCATCCTCTATAAACACTCTGCAGACAACAACCAAGTTAGTGAAG GTTTAGTAGCAGAACAGTTCTTGGAGTCCACAGCTTCTCAGTTGTCCTATCATGGTCTGTGTGAACTCAGCACAACAGCAAAGGAAGGAGAACTGTCTGTATTCTTCAGGAATAACCACTTTAGTACCATGATCAAACACAAG GACCACCTTTACCTGCTGGTGACTGATCAAGGTTTTTTACAAGAAGAGAATTTAGTATGGGAAAGCCTTCATAATGTGGAAGGTGATGGCAACTTTTGCAACTCTGAGTTCCGGCTGAACCACCCTCCTGACACTGTAGCTCTGCAGCCACAGCCTGTGACAGCACAGGGCCAGGGCACTGTCAAGCAACAAGAGCAGCAGCGGCAGATTGACCAG GATTATATGGTGGCCATGTCTCTGCAGCAACAACAACAGGGTCCAAATGCACTGAGTGATTTGGAGCTGGCCCGACAGCTCCAACAAGAAGAGTATCAACAACATCACCAGCAGCAGTCATTGCCACCACAGCAAATGCAG AGGAGCCCTCCGCCAGCACGTCAGGGGCCAGAGCGGAAACAGAAG
- the mindy1 gene encoding ubiquitin carboxyl-terminal hydrolase MINDY-1 isoform X1, translating into MDSQDIKVGEVMKNPTMEERLEIVEEQSQESAERQGSVECDISESAVTSHLVDVNMLDRELTLETGVSEVADGQTPKESEECSLLSNDHPLPDELDSEHGFILDKCSEAAVNMSSIGSAVQASDLESQEGSDLAASSPCTSGVGLAESKSVCLAPIVSVESALPSSAQLERDSVADAMEEGAHAPLSEPVPAYYFVKWINWKGERTPIITQSENGPCPLLAIMNVLFLRWKAKLPPQTEVITTEELMAHLGECILSIKPGENAEGLELNFQQNMSDAMAVLSKLSTGLDVNVRFTGVSDFEYTPECIVFDLLNIPLYHGWLVDPQSQDTVNAVGKLSYNQLVEKIILYKHSADNNQVSEGLVAEQFLESTASQLSYHGLCELSTTAKEGELSVFFRNNHFSTMIKHKDHLYLLVTDQGFLQEENLVWESLHNVEGDGNFCNSEFRLNHPPDTVALQPQPVTAQGQGTVKQQEQQRQIDQDYMVAMSLQQQQQGPNALSDLELARQLQQEEYQQHHQQQSLPPQQMQRSPPPARQGPERKQKKEDSDCVIL; encoded by the exons ATGGACAGCCAGGATATAAAAGTTGGAGAGGTCATGAAAAACCCCACAATGGAAGAAAGGTTAGAGATTGTGGAAGAGCAAAGCCAAGAAAGTGCAGAGAGGCAGGGTAGTGTGGAGTGTGACATAAGTGAAAGTGCAGTCACTTCTCATTTAGTAGATGTAAATATGCTTGATAGAGAACTAACATTGGAAACTGGTGTTAGTGAGGTGGCTGATGGCCAAACACCCAAAGAATCGGAGGAATGTAGTCTACTGAGTAATGACCATCCGTTGCCAGATGAGTTGGATTCTGAGCATGGATTCATTCTTGACAAATGTTCAGAGGCTGCAGTAAACATGTCCAGCATAGGGAGTGCTGTGCAAGCATCAGACCTGGAAAGTCAGGAGGGCTCGGACCTAGCAGCGTCTTCTCCATGCACATCTGGTGTTGGTTTGGCTGAGAGTAAATCTGTTTGCCTTGCACCTATTGTATCAGTGGAATCTGCACTGCCTTCCTCTGCTCAATTAGAAAGAGATTCAGTGGCTGATGCTATGGAGGAAGGAGCTCATGCACCCTTATCAGAACCAGTTCCTGCATATTACTTTGTGAAGTGGATCAATTGGAAAGGAGAAAGAACGCCAATCATAACTCAGAGTGAGAATGGACCCTGCCCTTTGCTTGCAATCATGAACGTCTTATTTCTGCGTTGGAAG gCTAAGTTGCCACCTCAGACAGAAGTGATCACCACAGAGGAGCTGATGGCACACCTTG GGGAATGCATTTTATCAATAAAGCCAGGAGAAAATGCGGAAGGGCTGGAGTTAAATTTTCAGCAA AATATGAGTGATGCCATGGCAGTCCTTTCAAAGCTCTCTACAGGGTTGGATGTAAACGTACGCTTCACAGGAGTGTCAGACTTTGAGTATACTCCAGAATGCATCGTCTTTGACTTGCTTAACATTCCTCTCTATCACGGCTGGCTGGTAGATCCACAG AGCCAAGACACTGTAAATGCAGTTGGGAAACTCAGCTACAACCAGCTGGTCGAAAAGATCATCCTCTATAAACACTCTGCAGACAACAACCAAGTTAGTGAAG GTTTAGTAGCAGAACAGTTCTTGGAGTCCACAGCTTCTCAGTTGTCCTATCATGGTCTGTGTGAACTCAGCACAACAGCAAAGGAAGGAGAACTGTCTGTATTCTTCAGGAATAACCACTTTAGTACCATGATCAAACACAAG GACCACCTTTACCTGCTGGTGACTGATCAAGGTTTTTTACAAGAAGAGAATTTAGTATGGGAAAGCCTTCATAATGTGGAAGGTGATGGCAACTTTTGCAACTCTGAGTTCCGGCTGAACCACCCTCCTGACACTGTAGCTCTGCAGCCACAGCCTGTGACAGCACAGGGCCAGGGCACTGTCAAGCAACAAGAGCAGCAGCGGCAGATTGACCAG GATTATATGGTGGCCATGTCTCTGCAGCAACAACAACAGGGTCCAAATGCACTGAGTGATTTGGAGCTGGCCCGACAGCTCCAACAAGAAGAGTATCAACAACATCACCAGCAGCAGTCATTGCCACCACAGCAAATGCAG AGGAGCCCTCCGCCAGCACGTCAGGGGCCAGAGCGGAAACAGAAG